In Candidatus Kaistella beijingensis, a genomic segment contains:
- a CDS encoding nuclear transport factor 2 family protein yields MKNIVFLMLICVATFANAQTKGFYENVQKKNVSKVLDDLNTFAANADFKNYFNLYAEESTFIGTDATEVWNKKEFMDYAKPHFDKGKAWNFKSLKRNITFSKDGKYAWFDELLDTQMKICRGSGVLEKIGNQWKIKQYVLSMTIPNDVTKEVINAKSSIEDSLLQKLKQ; encoded by the coding sequence ATGAAAAATATTGTTTTTTTAATGTTAATTTGCGTTGCAACATTCGCAAACGCCCAAACCAAAGGCTTCTACGAAAACGTTCAAAAGAAAAACGTCTCCAAAGTTTTGGATGATTTAAACACTTTCGCAGCCAACGCGGATTTCAAAAACTACTTCAATTTATATGCAGAAGAATCCACCTTCATCGGTACCGACGCCACAGAAGTATGGAATAAAAAAGAATTCATGGATTATGCAAAACCACATTTCGACAAAGGTAAAGCATGGAATTTCAAATCCTTAAAAAGAAACATCACTTTCAGCAAAGACGGAAAATACGCTTGGTTTGATGAACTTTTGGACACCCAAATGAAAATTTGTCGCGGAAGCGGTGTTTTAGAAAAAATCGGCAACCAATGGAAAATCAAGCAGTATGTCTTATCGATGACGATTCCCAACGATGTCACCAAAGAAGTCATCAACGCAAAATCATCAATTGAAGACTCACTCCTTCAAAAATTAAAACAATAA
- a CDS encoding NADPH-dependent FMN reductase — translation MKILAFAGSNSEVSINKKLVTFVTSFFKDDDVEILDLNDFELPIYKNEREIKDGIPQPALDFAKKIDDSDLILLSTPEHNGNFPAVFKNLMDWISRIKGRKIFNGKPMLLMATSGGARGGASVLEIAEKRFPFDGAEILQTFSLPKFHENFEVEKGILDDEKLKELKEKIDKIKSELA, via the coding sequence ATGAAAATACTCGCCTTTGCAGGAAGCAATTCCGAAGTTTCCATCAACAAAAAATTGGTCACATTTGTCACTTCTTTTTTTAAAGATGACGACGTGGAAATTTTGGATTTGAATGATTTCGAGCTGCCGATTTACAAAAACGAGCGAGAAATAAAGGACGGAATTCCACAACCTGCGCTCGATTTTGCCAAAAAAATTGATGACAGTGATTTAATTTTACTTTCAACACCCGAACACAACGGAAATTTTCCTGCCGTTTTCAAAAATTTGATGGATTGGATTTCAAGAATCAAAGGACGAAAAATCTTCAATGGAAAACCGATGTTATTGATGGCAACTTCAGGTGGAGCAAGAGGCGGCGCAAGTGTTTTGGAAATTGCCGAAAAACGTTTTCCTTTCGATGGTGCAGAAATTTTGCAGACATTTTCATTACCAAAATTTCATGAAAATTTTGAGGTGGAAAAAGGAATTTTAGATGATGAAAAATTGAAAGAATTAAAAGAGAAAATCGACAAAATAAAATCGGAATTAGCATAA
- a CDS encoding SusE domain-containing protein: protein MNHNTMKNNHIYKALFALLIVLGLSSCDDRELVQVENTAAPIVMDLSAENIFLDKNYPDNPALNVSWTQAGYSTPVSINYKIEVAKDADFKTPYTLGTVAESVRTATFTVNQLNTAAQTIGLVKDVPGKMYIRVSSSLGNGVLTAVSNVTSVMVTPYALTYPTFYLVGAASYVGWNSGTAQMLYKKDSKSMIYTYMTPENFRFLGQQAWGPTNYSIDAPGTDAASRYFKQTSTNIIFGDNENMKFTDPEGIYMLEIDADGTKQTLKATPSPLGYKYDNLYLVGSMNGWSDTNAMPMTKVSEGVFEITTAVPTDAEFKFLGQKSWNGALEWGHILKDNNGDSGFLGPKGDNSNIVYKGAGGNKITVNLKAGTYTIQ from the coding sequence ATGAATCATAATACAATGAAAAATAATCATATATACAAAGCATTATTTGCATTACTGATCGTACTGGGACTTTCGTCTTGTGATGACAGAGAATTGGTGCAGGTTGAAAATACCGCTGCGCCCATCGTAATGGATTTGTCGGCTGAAAACATTTTCCTCGACAAAAATTATCCTGATAACCCTGCGCTAAACGTAAGCTGGACTCAAGCGGGATACTCTACCCCTGTTTCAATTAACTATAAAATTGAAGTTGCGAAAGATGCAGATTTCAAAACACCATATACTTTGGGAACTGTTGCAGAATCGGTGAGAACCGCAACTTTCACGGTTAACCAATTAAATACGGCGGCACAAACCATCGGTTTGGTGAAAGATGTACCCGGAAAAATGTATATCAGAGTATCATCTTCTTTAGGAAACGGAGTTTTAACTGCAGTTTCAAATGTCACTTCAGTTATGGTTACGCCTTATGCACTTACCTACCCTACTTTCTATTTGGTGGGAGCAGCTAGTTACGTGGGCTGGAATTCAGGAACTGCGCAAATGCTTTACAAGAAAGACAGCAAATCGATGATTTATACGTACATGACTCCCGAGAATTTCAGATTCCTCGGTCAGCAAGCGTGGGGACCAACGAACTACAGTATTGATGCTCCTGGAACTGATGCAGCAAGCAGATATTTCAAACAAACTTCTACAAATATCATATTCGGTGATAATGAAAACATGAAATTTACTGATCCTGAAGGAATTTATATGCTTGAAATTGATGCCGATGGTACAAAACAAACATTAAAAGCTACTCCATCTCCGCTTGGATACAAATATGACAACCTTTATTTGGTGGGTTCAATGAACGGATGGAGCGATACCAACGCAATGCCTATGACCAAAGTTAGTGAAGGTGTATTTGAAATTACTACAGCTGTTCCTACTGATGCTGAATTCAAGTTCCTTGGACAAAAATCATGGAATGGCGCATTAGAATGGGGACATATCCTTAAAGACAACAACGGTGACTCAGGCTTCCTAGGCCCGAAAGGTGACAACTCAAACATCGTTTACAAAGGTGCAGGAGGAAACAAAATTACGGTCAATCTGAAAGCAGGAACTTATACTATTCAATAA
- a CDS encoding Mpo1 family 2-hydroxy fatty acid dioxygenase: MRKIDHLFSEYAESHQNSTNKTIHWICVPLILWSILGFISLIPSPHIFIEYFGMISIVSLVAIFLVTFFYFRLSWRIALIMVFIMFLMEHLVYFINIEFQHKSWIFFLSVFVLSWIGQFYGHKIEGKKPSFLKDLQFLLVGPIWLLHFILKKFGIKY; this comes from the coding sequence ATGCGCAAAATCGACCATCTTTTTTCTGAATACGCAGAAAGCCACCAAAACTCCACCAACAAAACCATTCACTGGATTTGCGTTCCACTCATTCTCTGGAGCATTTTGGGCTTCATCTCACTTATTCCTTCTCCACATATTTTCATCGAATATTTTGGGATGATAAGCATTGTTTCGCTGGTTGCAATTTTTTTGGTTACCTTTTTCTATTTCAGACTTTCGTGGAGAATTGCTTTAATAATGGTTTTCATCATGTTTTTAATGGAACATTTGGTGTATTTCATCAACATAGAATTTCAGCACAAATCCTGGATCTTTTTTCTTTCCGTTTTTGTTTTATCGTGGATTGGCCAGTTTTACGGACATAAAATTGAAGGCAAAAAACCAAGCTTCCTGAAGGATTTGCAGTTTCTTTTGGTGGGACCAATTTGGCTTCTTCATTTTATTTTGAAAAAATTTGGAATTAAATATTGA
- a CDS encoding glycoside hydrolase family 13 protein, which translates to MKKTLLFLLISTFTFAQIQRVEPAFWWKGMKNPELQILVYGKNIANQTIELSNGIQVKEFKKVENPNYVFITLNTDEITVPKFKINLKNGKKLVNSFDYELKQRNPNSASRNSFTSKDVMYLIMPDRFANGDYSNDSQPNLTEKANRNLPSGRHGGDLRGIIKNLDYLQNLGVTALWLTPANEDNEKQTSYHGYAQTDLYKIDGRYGTNEEYLELSRELQKRGMMLIQDYVTNHWGISHWLIQDLPTKDWIHQFSDGEGKYGFKRSNYRTTSQFDTNVAEIDKKEALNGWFDTTMPDLNQSNPLVLKYLTQNAIWWIEYAELGGLRVDTYPYNDKEAMSKWAKAITDEYPNFNIVGEAWMYSPAHISYWQKNSKIGEIDGYNSNLPSVMDFTLYTDLPHALKEEESWDKGMIKIYNSFGNDFLYPDINNILVFFENHDTERFNEIFNGDSRYYKMALTLISTVRGIPQIYYGSEIGMRGDKNKGGDADIRRDFPGGWKEDKQNAFNIQTQTKEQKEFYDFTQKILNWRKGKELIHTGKTKHYMPKEKVYVYFRYNEKEKVMVVLNNNEKEQTFDLNRFSESLNGVSKGKDVVSGKKFSISTQNKLTIAPKSSLILELE; encoded by the coding sequence ATGAAAAAAACACTCCTCTTCCTCCTCATTTCAACTTTCACCTTCGCTCAAATCCAACGCGTAGAACCCGCATTTTGGTGGAAAGGAATGAAAAATCCCGAACTCCAAATTTTGGTGTATGGGAAAAATATTGCCAATCAAACTATTGAATTATCCAACGGTATTCAGGTTAAAGAATTCAAAAAAGTAGAAAACCCAAACTACGTTTTCATTACGTTAAACACTGATGAAATCACCGTTCCTAAATTCAAAATCAATTTGAAGAACGGAAAAAAATTGGTAAATTCTTTCGATTATGAATTGAAGCAGCGAAATCCAAATTCTGCAAGCCGAAATTCATTCACTTCCAAAGATGTGATGTATTTAATTATGCCCGACAGATTCGCAAACGGCGATTACAGCAACGATTCTCAACCCAATCTCACCGAAAAAGCCAACCGAAATTTACCAAGTGGAAGACACGGCGGAGATTTGCGCGGCATTATCAAAAATTTAGATTATCTGCAAAATTTGGGTGTTACCGCACTTTGGTTAACGCCTGCGAACGAGGACAATGAAAAACAGACTTCCTATCACGGTTATGCGCAAACTGACTTATACAAAATCGATGGTCGTTACGGAACCAACGAAGAATATCTTGAACTTTCGCGCGAACTACAAAAACGTGGAATGATGCTCATTCAGGATTATGTGACGAATCATTGGGGAATTTCGCATTGGCTGATTCAGGATTTGCCGACCAAAGATTGGATTCATCAATTTTCGGATGGTGAAGGAAAATATGGCTTCAAGCGTTCCAATTACCGTACAACGTCGCAATTTGATACCAATGTTGCAGAAATCGATAAAAAGGAAGCCTTAAACGGTTGGTTCGATACAACAATGCCCGATTTAAATCAAAGCAATCCATTGGTTTTAAAATATTTAACTCAAAACGCAATTTGGTGGATTGAATATGCAGAATTGGGCGGACTTCGCGTTGATACCTATCCTTACAACGACAAGGAAGCGATGTCGAAATGGGCGAAAGCGATTACGGATGAGTATCCAAACTTCAATATTGTCGGCGAAGCGTGGATGTATTCTCCCGCTCATATTTCGTATTGGCAAAAAAATTCCAAAATCGGCGAAATTGACGGCTACAATTCCAACCTTCCGTCGGTTATGGATTTTACGCTTTATACCGATTTACCGCACGCTTTGAAGGAAGAGGAAAGTTGGGACAAAGGCATGATTAAGATTTACAATTCTTTCGGCAACGATTTTCTTTATCCCGACATCAACAATATTTTGGTATTCTTTGAAAACCACGATACAGAAAGGTTTAACGAAATTTTCAATGGAGATTCCAGGTACTACAAAATGGCACTAACTTTAATTTCCACCGTTCGGGGGATTCCGCAGATTTATTATGGTTCCGAAATTGGGATGCGTGGCGACAAAAATAAAGGCGGTGATGCCGATATCCGAAGAGATTTTCCCGGTGGCTGGAAAGAGGACAAACAAAACGCTTTCAACATACAAACTCAAACAAAGGAACAAAAAGAATTCTACGATTTCACTCAAAAAATCTTGAATTGGCGTAAAGGAAAAGAATTGATTCACACCGGAAAGACCAAGCATTATATGCCGAAAGAAAAGGTTTATGTGTATTTTCGTTACAATGAAAAAGAAAAAGTAATGGTGGTTTTAAACAATAATGAAAAGGAACAGACTTTCGATTTAAACCGCTTTTCAGAAAGTTTAAACGGAGTGTCCAAAGGAAAAGATGTAGTTTCAGGAAAAAAATTTTCTATCTCAACTCAAAATAAATTGACCATCGCACCAAAATCTTCACTAATTTTAGAACTTGAATAA
- a CDS encoding SAM-dependent methyltransferase has product MLFLIPAYLSENSPMEQFAPIIKEYILKTDYFFVENEKTARKVIKFFAPEKKQSDLKLFLLDKYSETSDLQESQTLMKNDQDFGLLSEAGLPCIADPGNLMVKWCHENNIKVIPINGPSSIILALISSGFNGQEFTFNGYLPIDKSEKKSKIQWLENQVQKTGYSQIFMETPYRNNQLLEDLIKFLNPNTKLCIAANINDPQTEFIKTLSMKDWQKNKPELHKIPAVFVLGK; this is encoded by the coding sequence ATGCTTTTTTTAATTCCCGCCTATCTTTCCGAAAATTCCCCGATGGAGCAATTCGCGCCAATCATTAAAGAATATATTTTAAAGACTGACTACTTTTTTGTGGAAAACGAGAAAACCGCCAGAAAAGTCATTAAATTTTTTGCCCCCGAAAAGAAACAGTCGGATTTGAAGCTTTTTCTTTTGGATAAATATTCGGAAACTTCTGATTTACAGGAATCACAAACTTTAATGAAAAACGATCAGGATTTCGGTTTGCTTTCCGAAGCGGGACTTCCGTGTATCGCGGATCCAGGAAATTTGATGGTGAAATGGTGTCATGAAAATAATATTAAAGTCATTCCTATAAATGGCCCATCATCGATTATTTTGGCTTTGATTTCTTCTGGTTTCAACGGGCAGGAATTTACTTTTAACGGTTATCTCCCGATTGATAAATCCGAAAAAAAATCAAAAATTCAATGGTTGGAAAATCAAGTTCAGAAAACGGGATACTCCCAAATTTTCATGGAAACTCCGTATCGAAATAACCAGCTCTTAGAAGATTTAATAAAGTTTTTGAATCCAAATACAAAACTTTGTATCGCCGCAAATATTAATGATCCACAAACAGAATTCATCAAAACCTTAAGCATGAAGGATTGGCAAAAAAACAAACCAGAACTTCATAAAATTCCGGCGGTTTTTGTATTAGGTAAATAA
- a CDS encoding SusE domain-containing protein, translating into MKNIFKILMVFILPLLLINACRDEADRNWTSPDPSIHLYNTTLSSNTLYPSMDNNAFRLVWDPVAGASGNYTVQFSKTADFKTPITFGTSATNSLTKTIQDLNTSLLQAGYSPYAQTMLYIRVINGTNVSNVISLGVTPYPVSIPVITNPLAGQSVVLNVNTPTETALTIKWNDYDYGTDVNYLVEIAKKGSAAFSELGSVQNVKELVLSHFTLNEAASKLDLPVNVASEVDIRVTAKTESPGGIITKVSDIVTFKVTPYQPAYKDFYLVGGGTAVGWNAGGAQLLKNTQNLAEIYTYLENNGEFRFLGQQDWNPINYSLNTPGIKDAYKFFKTWSSNLTIGGGDENMKFTGDSGMYKITIDQNTKSITVTASPIPTIPAELYLVGSINSWNAGSAFTMDLVGDGVFEYTIAIPDGAEFKFIGQQSWGPLEWANIHSSGNSGFLGPKGDNDNIKFNGGGATYKITANVKLGTYKITPQ; encoded by the coding sequence ATGAAAAATATATTTAAAATTTTGATGGTATTTATCTTACCATTACTTTTAATCAACGCTTGTAGAGACGAAGCAGATCGAAACTGGACTTCACCTGATCCTTCGATCCATCTGTATAATACCACCTTAAGCAGCAATACGCTTTACCCGTCAATGGATAATAATGCATTCCGACTTGTTTGGGATCCCGTTGCAGGAGCGAGTGGAAACTATACAGTGCAGTTTTCAAAAACTGCGGATTTTAAAACTCCGATCACATTTGGAACTTCTGCTACCAACAGCTTGACAAAAACGATTCAAGACCTTAATACTTCGCTATTGCAGGCTGGTTATTCGCCTTACGCACAAACCATGCTTTACATCAGAGTAATAAACGGAACTAATGTTTCAAACGTTATTTCTCTTGGCGTAACACCATATCCGGTTTCAATACCAGTTATTACAAATCCTTTGGCTGGTCAGTCCGTTGTTCTGAATGTAAATACTCCAACAGAAACGGCACTTACGATTAAGTGGAATGACTATGACTATGGAACTGATGTAAATTATTTGGTAGAGATTGCTAAAAAAGGATCCGCAGCGTTCAGCGAATTGGGATCTGTGCAGAATGTAAAAGAATTAGTATTGTCACATTTTACATTAAACGAAGCTGCATCCAAATTAGACTTGCCTGTGAACGTTGCTTCTGAAGTAGACATTCGTGTAACAGCTAAAACTGAATCTCCTGGTGGAATCATTACAAAAGTTTCTGATATTGTTACTTTCAAAGTTACCCCATACCAACCTGCGTACAAAGATTTCTATTTAGTAGGTGGTGGTACTGCCGTGGGCTGGAATGCAGGTGGTGCTCAACTTTTGAAAAACACGCAAAACCTTGCAGAAATATATACTTATCTTGAAAATAACGGAGAATTCAGATTCTTAGGTCAACAAGACTGGAACCCTATCAATTACAGTTTGAATACACCTGGAATTAAAGATGCGTACAAATTTTTCAAAACTTGGTCTTCTAACTTAACAATTGGTGGCGGTGATGAGAACATGAAATTCACAGGAGATTCCGGAATGTACAAAATTACCATTGACCAGAATACAAAAAGTATTACGGTAACCGCATCTCCTATTCCAACAATTCCGGCTGAATTGTACTTAGTAGGATCAATCAACAGCTGGAATGCGGGTTCTGCATTTACCATGGATCTTGTTGGGGATGGTGTTTTTGAATACACCATTGCTATTCCAGACGGTGCGGAGTTCAAATTCATCGGACAGCAATCTTGGGGTCCGTTGGAATGGGCGAATATCCATTCTTCGGGGAATTCAGGATTTTTAGGTCCAAAAGGAGATAATGACAACATCAAATTCAATGGTGGTGGTGCTACTTATAAAATCACCGCAAACGTGAAATTAGGTACCTATAAAATTACGCCACAGTAA
- a CDS encoding glycoside hydrolase family 97 protein, whose protein sequence is MKNLKISALFLLMGSFAINAQTLKSPDGKFEMNFQLKSGVPYYHLKYQGRTVVEDSKLGLRLNRDGDIQFASEIERKDQKGKDLNNGFEKTSEKFDSKNESWSPIMGEKKSYVNHYNELAVTLNQPENDRYMVVKFRLFNDGLGFRYEFPEQKNLNYFIIKEEDTEIDLPADMKTWWIPGDYDSQEYLYTESKISEIPAKWPTSYDGNASQNLIKNGIQIPTIMKWEGKNPLYYSISEAAVINYPTANVEVDAVNFKLKTHLTPDAQGAKGYMQTSMVSPWRTIIISPKAEEVLDSKMIFNLNEPTKYKDTSYIKPTKYMGVWWEMIIGKSQWAYSTANNVHIGKTDFSKLTPNGKHAANNTKVKEYIDFASANGFDALLIEGWNTGWEDWFGHSKEFVFDFITPYPDFDIKMLNDYAHSKGMKLMMHHETSGSATNYERWADKAFQLMNKYDYPSVKTGYVGNIIPRGEHHYSQWTINHYIRIAEKANEYKLMVNSHESVRPTGLNRTYPNWIAAEAARGTEFEAFGGNNPDHQTILPFTRFMGGPMDYTPGIFQTKLDYYFPGDNRFVKTTLAKQLALYVVMYSPLQMAADLPENYARHMDAFQFIKDVALDWDDTKILAAEPGDYIHTARKTKGKDEWFVGGITDENARNYTVDFSFLPKGKKYEATVYADGDTADYIKNPQSYKIYKKMVTNTSKLPMKLARSGGYAISVKPIN, encoded by the coding sequence ATGAAAAACCTAAAAATATCCGCGCTCTTCCTATTGATGGGAAGTTTTGCCATTAATGCACAAACGTTAAAATCTCCCGACGGAAAATTTGAGATGAACTTTCAATTAAAATCCGGTGTACCATATTATCATTTAAAATATCAGGGAAGAACGGTGGTTGAAGATTCCAAATTGGGATTGAGATTGAATCGAGACGGTGATATTCAGTTCGCTTCTGAAATTGAAAGAAAAGACCAAAAAGGAAAAGATCTCAACAATGGTTTTGAGAAAACTTCTGAAAAATTTGATTCCAAAAATGAATCCTGGAGCCCAATTATGGGTGAAAAAAAGTCATACGTCAATCATTACAACGAACTCGCTGTGACACTGAATCAGCCTGAAAATGACCGATATATGGTGGTAAAATTCAGGTTATTTAATGACGGATTAGGTTTCAGATATGAATTCCCTGAACAAAAAAATCTAAATTATTTTATCATTAAGGAAGAAGACACTGAAATCGACCTTCCAGCGGATATGAAAACCTGGTGGATTCCAGGTGACTACGATTCTCAGGAATATCTCTACACAGAAAGCAAAATCTCGGAAATCCCTGCGAAATGGCCAACTTCTTATGACGGGAACGCTTCCCAAAATTTAATCAAAAACGGAATTCAAATTCCAACCATCATGAAATGGGAAGGCAAAAACCCTTTGTATTACAGCATCTCGGAAGCCGCGGTCATCAACTATCCCACCGCAAATGTGGAAGTCGATGCCGTAAATTTCAAATTAAAAACACACTTAACTCCAGATGCACAAGGAGCAAAAGGTTATATGCAGACCAGCATGGTTTCGCCGTGGAGAACGATTATTATTTCGCCCAAAGCCGAAGAAGTATTGGATTCGAAAATGATTTTCAACTTGAACGAACCAACGAAGTATAAAGATACTTCCTACATAAAACCAACAAAATATATGGGAGTTTGGTGGGAAATGATCATCGGTAAATCTCAGTGGGCCTATTCTACGGCAAACAACGTTCATATAGGAAAAACCGATTTTTCAAAACTCACTCCAAACGGAAAGCACGCTGCAAACAATACTAAAGTTAAAGAATACATTGATTTTGCTTCTGCAAATGGTTTCGACGCACTTCTCATTGAAGGTTGGAATACCGGTTGGGAAGATTGGTTTGGTCACTCCAAAGAATTTGTTTTTGATTTCATCACACCTTATCCGGATTTTGACATTAAAATGTTGAACGATTATGCGCATTCAAAAGGGATGAAACTGATGATGCACCACGAAACTTCGGGTTCGGCAACCAACTACGAAAGATGGGCAGATAAAGCCTTTCAGTTGATGAATAAATATGATTACCCTTCCGTGAAAACGGGTTACGTTGGAAACATCATTCCTCGTGGAGAACACCACTATTCGCAATGGACCATTAATCATTATATCAGAATTGCAGAAAAAGCAAACGAGTATAAACTTATGGTGAATTCCCATGAATCTGTTCGCCCAACAGGTTTGAACAGAACCTATCCAAACTGGATTGCCGCTGAAGCCGCTCGTGGAACTGAATTCGAAGCATTCGGTGGTAATAATCCTGACCATCAAACAATTTTACCCTTCACCAGATTTATGGGCGGACCAATGGATTATACACCGGGAATTTTCCAAACCAAGTTGGATTATTATTTTCCAGGTGACAACAGATTCGTGAAAACTACATTGGCAAAGCAGTTGGCGTTGTATGTGGTGATGTATTCTCCGCTTCAAATGGCGGCAGATTTGCCGGAAAATTATGCTCGACACATGGATGCTTTCCAATTTATCAAAGATGTTGCACTTGATTGGGATGACACCAAAATTTTGGCAGCTGAACCGGGAGATTATATCCATACAGCAAGAAAAACAAAAGGAAAGGATGAATGGTTTGTCGGTGGAATTACCGATGAAAACGCTAGAAATTACACAGTTGATTTCTCTTTCCTACCAAAAGGAAAAAAATACGAAGCCACCGTTTATGCAGATGGCGATACTGCCGATTACATCAAAAATCCGCAATCGTATAAAATCTATAAAAAAATGGTAACAAACACTTCAAAATTACCAATGAAATTGGCAAGAAGTGGTGGTTATGCGATTTCTGTGAAGCCGATTAATTAG
- a CDS encoding MFS transporter gives MSKKIKPNLSLLQIINMSMGFMGIQMAFGLQNGNASRILANLGADVHQLSWFWLVAPFTGLIVQPIIGHLGDNTWSPLGRRKPYFLIGAVLCAIGLMLLPNAASVTHIIAANVLLLAVIFLAMMDASINVAMEPFRALVGDMLPKHQGTIGFSVQTILIGIGAVLGSYMPDWLTKLGVSNVAPQGFVADNVIYSFYIGAGFLLLTILYTIITTKEYSPQEFAEFEDGKQMVEEHSKFSDIFKDFANIPAQMKRLGAVQFFSWFALFTMWVFTTSALATHHFGLSPEDTHSEAFNKAGDLTGKLFGYYNLWAIPFAFLLTPIAKVIGKKQTHALALLCGGLGLISMYFIKDVAYLKVSMVGLGFAWASILAMPYAMLIDSIPMRKMGVYMGIFNFFIVIPQIINGIFGGPIVSNIFGKMAIDYVVVGGVCMIIGAIITMLFIKSESNETPKEVEEEIQQVHF, from the coding sequence ATGTCAAAAAAAATAAAACCAAACCTTTCCCTGCTCCAAATTATCAACATGAGTATGGGATTTATGGGAATTCAAATGGCGTTCGGATTACAGAACGGAAACGCGAGTAGAATTCTCGCCAACTTGGGAGCAGATGTGCATCAACTTTCATGGTTTTGGCTTGTTGCGCCATTCACGGGACTTATCGTGCAACCGATTATCGGACATTTGGGGGACAATACTTGGAGTCCGCTTGGAAGAAGAAAACCTTACTTTTTAATCGGTGCCGTTTTGTGCGCGATTGGTCTGATGTTACTTCCGAATGCGGCTTCTGTAACACACATTATTGCAGCAAATGTTTTGCTTCTTGCCGTAATTTTCCTTGCAATGATGGACGCTTCTATTAATGTGGCGATGGAACCGTTCCGTGCTTTGGTTGGTGATATGTTGCCGAAACATCAAGGAACAATCGGATTTTCAGTGCAAACGATTTTGATCGGAATTGGTGCAGTTCTCGGTTCTTACATGCCTGATTGGTTAACAAAATTAGGAGTTTCCAATGTGGCTCCACAAGGTTTTGTTGCGGATAACGTGATTTACTCGTTTTACATCGGTGCAGGATTTTTATTGTTAACCATTTTATACACCATCATTACCACCAAAGAATATTCGCCGCAGGAATTTGCTGAGTTTGAGGACGGCAAACAAATGGTGGAAGAACATTCAAAATTCTCGGATATTTTCAAAGATTTTGCGAATATTCCTGCACAAATGAAAAGATTGGGCGCAGTTCAGTTTTTCTCGTGGTTTGCATTGTTTACGATGTGGGTTTTCACGACAAGTGCTTTAGCGACGCATCATTTCGGACTTTCCCCAGAAGACACACACTCCGAAGCTTTCAACAAAGCGGGAGATTTAACAGGGAAATTATTTGGATATTATAATTTGTGGGCGATTCCTTTTGCTTTTCTATTAACGCCGATTGCCAAAGTGATTGGTAAGAAGCAAACCCACGCTTTAGCCTTACTTTGTGGTGGTTTGGGATTGATTTCAATGTATTTTATTAAAGATGTTGCTTATTTGAAAGTTTCGATGGTCGGACTTGGCTTTGCCTGGGCAAGTATTTTAGCGATGCCTTATGCAATGTTGATTGACAGTATTCCGATGCGGAAAATGGGAGTTTACATGGGTATTTTCAACTTCTTCATTGTAATTCCACAAATCATCAACGGAATCTTCGGCGGACCAATCGTTTCCAATATTTTTGGGAAAATGGCCATCGATTATGTAGTTGTAGGTGGAGTTTGTATGATTATCGGAGCGATTATCACGATGCTCTTCATTAAATCAGAATCGAATGAAACACCGAAAGAAGTGGAAGAAGAAATTCAGCAAGTTCACTTTTAA